The proteins below come from a single Argentina anserina chromosome 1, drPotAnse1.1, whole genome shotgun sequence genomic window:
- the LOC126785147 gene encoding uncharacterized protein LOC126785147 gives MGGREGNGGGSEGFSVLNRLMVKYRPIMPKPLYGGSTPLSTLPKRTKRRYVRTERIYREEQRGKQETSTDEQRVETLQLLPHLVEESGSGSSGIDRSKHSGGSSNFEVDSVVEDYSHWLSLGGGGDPKAAVGKRVPDPPVVMEQMGGVESWVTVECVRGSCIKAPSSSQGFEFPGVRVDEEIMMRLKKDECPGFISDGWNRVRWLNGAFRTMVKMTRLQPLTVLLWMNEELPHTTNSAFTCQVRLKYTVVEDQKKDKRYYYSGLVPCDLWRMNGGGFAWRLDVKAALTLGG, from the coding sequence atgggagGCAGAGAAGGCAACGGCGGCGGTTCTGAGggtttttctgttttgaatCGGCTAATGGTCAAATACCGCCCGATCATGCCAAAACCGTTATACGGTGGCAGCACACCTTTGTCCACGCTGCCAAAGAGAACCAAGAGAAGGTACGTTAGGACCGAACGCATATATAGAGAAGAACAGAGGGGGAAACAAGAAACGAGTACGGACGAGCAGCGCGTGGAGACACTGCAGCTGTTGCCTCACCTGGTTGAGGAGAGTGGTAGCGGTAGCAGTGGTATCGACCGCTCTAAGCACAGTGGCGGATCATCTAACTTTGAGGTTGACAGTGTTGTTGAAGATTACAGTCATTGGTTGAGCTTGGGTGGAGGAGGAGATCCGAAGGCAGCGGTGGGAAAGAGGGTGCCTGATCCACCGGTCGTGATGGAGCAGATGGGAGGAGTGGAGTCGTGGGTGACGGTGGAGTGTGTGCGAGGCTCATGCATAAAAGCTCCGAGTTCTTCTCAAGGGTTTGAGTTTCCCGGGGTTCGTGTCGACGAGGAGATAATGATGAGATTAAAGAAGGACGAATGTCCGGGGTTTATATCGGATGGTTGGAACAGAGTGCGGTGGCTGAACGGAGCTTTTAGGACGATGGTGAAGATGACGAGGCTGCAACCGTTAACGGTGTTGTTATGGATGAATGAGGAGCTGCCGCACACGACGAACTCGGCGTTCACGTGCCAAGTGAGACTGAAATACACGGTGGTGGAGGATCAGAAAAAGGACAAGAGATATTACTACTCGGGGTTGGTGCCTTGTGATTTGTGGAGGATGAACGGCGGAGGATTTGCATGGCGGCTCGACGTTAAAGCTGCCCTCACCCTCGGCGGTTGA
- the LOC126785138 gene encoding uncharacterized protein LOC126785138, whose product MSFHTQNRPTLLLGVLSENRTQNRTKSGSSVAVHVSSVLQTNGKGGNGNGNLSDQPKKGMALKKRQVSKFVLSQPNTVGIIGGVSVYSSLLFLEKLVWWSLKDGGECPPFVVCSDTAQYKELPIRSLFQSLKRKATKAKYSSKNRAIIDSLCQKRAFLENSGARCIVMPCHLSHAWHEQISQDCSLRFLHIGECVARELREAKMKPLEAGSNVRIGVLGAEATLTAGFYQQKLSIQGFEVVVPDKATMEHVVTPAIEALKRRDMEGARNLLRISVQVLLVRGVNIVIIASDELQGVLPRDDPLLKKCIDPMDALARSTIKWAKATGNGG is encoded by the exons ATGTCTTTCCACACCCAAAATCGTCCAACTCTGCTTCTCGGTGTTCTAAGCGAAAATCGAACACAGAACAGAACCAAATCAGGCTCATCTGTAGCTGTACATGTATCCTCAGTTCTACAAACTAATGGAAAAGGTGGAAATGGGAATGGGAATCTGTCTGATCAACCCAAGAAAGGTATGGCTCTAAAAAAGCGACAAGTCTCCAAGTTTGTGCTTAGCCAACCAAACACTGTGGGCATCATTGGAGGAGTGTCTGTATATTCTAGCCTACTTTTCTTGGAGAAGCTTGTTTGGTGGAGTTTGAAAGATGGGGGTGAATGCCCACCTTTTGTTGTGTGCAGTGATACAGCACAATATAAGGAGCTTCCTATTCGCAGTTTGTTTCAATCACTCAAGAGAAAAGCAACTAAGGCCAAATACTCGAGCAAAAATCGGGCCATCATCGACAGCTTGTGCCAAAAAAGAGCATTCCTAGAGAATTCTGGAGCTAGATGCATAGTCATGCCATGCCATCTGTCTCATGCTTGGCATGAACAGATTTCTCAGGACTGTTCTTTGAGGTTTCTTCATATTGGTGAGTGTGTTGCTAGAGAACTCAGAGAAGCAAAGATGAAGCCACTTGAAGCTGGGAGTAATGTGAGGATTGGGGTGCTTGGTGCTGAAGCAACTTTAACAGCTGGTTTTTACCAACAGAAGCTAAGTATTCAG GGCTTTGAGGTTGTTGTACCAGACAAAGCAACCATGGAACATGTTGTGACTCCTGCAATTGAGGCATTGAAGAGAAGAGACATGGAAGGGGCACGGAATCTGTTAAGAATCTCGGTGCAGGTTCTGTTGGTGAGGGGGGTGAACATTGTCATCATCGCTTCTGATGAATTGCAGGGTGTTCTGCCTCGTGATGATCCACTTCTTAAGAAATGTATTGATCCCATGGATGCTTTGGCTAGGTCAACCATCAAATGGGCAAAGGCCACAGGAAATGGTGGATAA